The proteins below come from a single Micromonospora citrea genomic window:
- the paaD gene encoding 1,2-phenylacetyl-CoA epoxidase subunit PaaD, protein MSDPRAAVAAVVDPEIRVVTIDDLGILRAVDEDPATGRVVVTITPTYTGCPAMDVIRADIRRALAAAGHPDAEVRTVYSPAWSTDWISDAGRAKLAAAGIAPPAPARAGGVVPLTLAVRCPRCGSPETEQVSRFGSTACKALWRCRSCREPFDHLKAL, encoded by the coding sequence GTGAGCGACCCCAGGGCGGCCGTGGCGGCGGTGGTGGATCCGGAGATCCGGGTCGTCACCATCGACGACCTCGGCATCCTGCGGGCGGTCGACGAGGACCCGGCGACCGGCCGGGTCGTCGTGACCATCACCCCCACCTACACCGGCTGCCCGGCGATGGACGTGATCCGCGCCGACATCCGTCGGGCGCTGGCCGCCGCCGGCCACCCCGACGCCGAGGTGCGCACCGTCTACAGCCCGGCCTGGAGCACCGACTGGATCTCCGACGCCGGCCGGGCCAAGCTCGCCGCCGCCGGGATCGCCCCACCGGCCCCCGCCCGCGCGGGCGGCGTGGTGCCGTTGACCCTCGCCGTACGCTGCCCGCGCTGCGGCTCGCCCGAGACCGAGCAGGTGAGCCGCTTCGGCTCCACCGCGTGCAAGGCGCTCTGGCGCTGCCGTTCCTGCCGTGAACCCTTCGACCACCTGAAGGCGCTGTGA
- a CDS encoding HelD family protein, with protein sequence MTAVDLDIDLAAEREHLATSRAALARMRERAEALFATGDQVAGDAYAAETLGRTLARRVAELADDPTTPLFFGRLDFGPATGDDGAGAGHRDHAGRRYHVGRRHVTDERGEPLVLDWRAPVSRSFYRASARDPQGVAVRRRFGFSNGVLTSFEDERLDRGEELGTASRILTAEIERPRVGPMRDIVATIQPEQDELVRADLGDSICVQGAPGTGKTAVGLHRAAYLLYLHRERLRRAGVLIVGPNRAFLSYIAAVLPALGEVEVEQATVEDLVGRVPVRAVDDPSVAAVKHDARMAEVLRRAVDAHIGEPTEPIMVSDGSYRWRIGLDPLHRVVEETRRERLPYATGRERVRARVVALLQRQAEARRAESPGDAWLRRMGRCAPVAAFLDAVWPALTPEGLVHRLLTDADLLAGAAEGLLTADEQALLRGGPAPAPAGGTGDAPRPARRPAATGTRLGRTPKATRWTAADAVLIDEAAGLVERPTGFGHVVVDEAQDLSPMQCRAIARRSEHGSITLLGDLAQGTAPWAAADWRESLRHLGKPDAVVVPLTVGFRVPAAVVAFANRLLPALAVDVPPAESLRRDGAFDVRTVDDLTAATVAEARAALAFDGSVAVIAADGSVDGLRAALAAGGVETATVDDPAAAARVTVVPATLVKGLEYDHVIVVEPAAIVAAEPRGLHRLYVVLTRAVSRLTVLHTAPLPAPLR encoded by the coding sequence GTGACCGCAGTCGACCTCGACATCGACCTCGCCGCCGAACGCGAGCACCTCGCCACCTCCCGGGCCGCCCTGGCCCGGATGCGGGAACGCGCCGAGGCCCTCTTCGCCACCGGCGACCAGGTGGCCGGCGACGCGTACGCGGCCGAGACGCTCGGGCGCACCCTGGCCCGCCGGGTCGCCGAACTCGCCGACGACCCGACCACGCCGCTCTTCTTCGGCCGCCTCGACTTCGGCCCGGCCACCGGCGACGACGGCGCGGGCGCCGGACACCGCGACCACGCCGGTCGGCGCTACCACGTCGGGCGGCGGCACGTCACCGACGAGCGGGGCGAACCCCTGGTGCTGGACTGGCGGGCCCCGGTCTCCCGGTCGTTCTACCGGGCCAGCGCCCGCGACCCGCAGGGCGTGGCGGTGCGGCGCCGCTTCGGGTTCAGCAACGGGGTGCTGACCAGCTTCGAGGACGAGCGCCTCGACCGGGGCGAGGAGCTCGGCACGGCCAGCCGGATCCTGACCGCCGAGATCGAGCGGCCCCGCGTCGGGCCGATGCGCGACATCGTCGCCACGATCCAGCCCGAGCAGGACGAGCTGGTCCGGGCCGACCTCGGCGACTCGATCTGCGTGCAGGGCGCCCCTGGCACCGGCAAGACGGCGGTCGGCCTGCACCGCGCCGCGTACCTGCTCTACCTGCACCGGGAGCGGCTGCGCCGCGCGGGTGTGCTGATCGTCGGGCCGAACCGGGCCTTCCTGTCGTACATCGCGGCGGTGCTGCCGGCGCTCGGCGAGGTCGAGGTGGAACAGGCCACGGTGGAGGACCTCGTCGGCCGGGTGCCGGTCCGGGCGGTCGACGACCCGTCGGTCGCGGCCGTCAAGCACGACGCCCGGATGGCGGAGGTGCTGCGCCGGGCCGTCGACGCGCACATCGGCGAGCCGACCGAGCCGATCATGGTCTCGGACGGCTCGTACCGCTGGCGGATCGGGCTGGACCCGCTGCACCGGGTGGTCGAGGAGACCCGCCGGGAGCGGCTGCCGTACGCCACCGGGCGGGAACGGGTCCGCGCCCGGGTCGTGGCCCTGCTCCAGCGGCAGGCCGAGGCGCGGCGCGCCGAGTCGCCGGGCGACGCCTGGCTGCGCCGGATGGGCCGGTGCGCCCCGGTCGCCGCGTTCCTCGACGCGGTCTGGCCGGCGCTCACGCCGGAAGGGCTGGTGCACCGGCTGCTCACCGACGCCGACCTGCTGGCCGGCGCCGCCGAGGGGCTGCTGACCGCCGACGAGCAGGCGCTGCTGCGCGGCGGCCCGGCCCCGGCGCCGGCCGGCGGCACGGGGGACGCCCCCCGCCCGGCGCGCCGCCCCGCCGCGACCGGGACGAGGCTCGGCCGCACGCCGAAGGCCACGAGGTGGACGGCGGCCGACGCCGTGCTGATCGACGAGGCCGCCGGGCTGGTCGAGCGGCCGACCGGCTTCGGTCACGTCGTCGTCGACGAAGCGCAGGACCTCTCCCCCATGCAGTGCCGGGCGATCGCCCGGCGCAGCGAGCACGGGTCGATCACCCTCCTCGGCGACCTGGCCCAGGGCACCGCCCCGTGGGCCGCCGCCGACTGGCGGGAGTCCCTGCGCCACCTGGGCAAGCCGGACGCCGTCGTGGTCCCGCTGACCGTCGGGTTCCGGGTGCCCGCCGCCGTGGTCGCCTTCGCCAACCGGCTGCTGCCGGCGCTCGCCGTCGACGTGCCGCCGGCGGAGTCGCTGCGCCGCGACGGCGCGTTCGACGTGCGTACCGTCGACGACCTGACCGCCGCGACGGTCGCCGAGGCGCGCGCGGCGCTGGCGTTCGACGGCTCGGTCGCGGTGATCGCCGCCGACGGGTCGGTCGACGGGCTGCGGGCCGCGCTCGCCGCCGGCGGCGTCGAGACCGCGACCGTCGACGACCCGGCCGCCGCGGCGCGCGTCACCGTGGTGCCCGCGACGCTGGTCAAGGGCCTGGAGTACGACCATGTCATCGTCGTCGAACCGGCGGCGATCGTGGCGGCCGAGCCGCGCGGCCTGCACCGGCTGTACGTGGTGCTGACCCGGGCCGTCTCCCGCCTCACCGTGCTGCACACCGCGCCGCTGCCCGCCCCGCTGCGCTGA
- a CDS encoding type II toxin-antitoxin system Phd/YefM family antitoxin, producing the protein MEQIAIRELNQHTSRVLARVRAGETVEVTDRGEPIARLVPIVVGDALLARLVAEGRATAPTAAAPLPTPPIRRLLDAAKAVGLPVASPGLG; encoded by the coding sequence GTGGAGCAGATCGCCATCCGGGAGCTGAACCAGCACACCAGCAGGGTGCTTGCCCGGGTGCGGGCGGGCGAGACGGTCGAGGTGACCGACCGGGGCGAGCCGATCGCCCGACTCGTCCCGATCGTGGTCGGTGACGCGCTGCTGGCGCGGCTGGTCGCTGAGGGGCGCGCCACCGCCCCGACCGCTGCCGCGCCGCTGCCGACGCCACCGATTCGTCGGCTGCTCGACGCTGCGAAGGCCGTCGGCCTGCCGGTCGCCAGCCCCGGACTGGGCTGA
- the paaA gene encoding 1,2-phenylacetyl-CoA epoxidase subunit PaaA, with protein MYGNDFSAEDAPGGGLLGEVEAAEAALREAAERGRRAGAPGPDEDLAAYFAEVIDADQKIEPRDWMPEAYRRTLIRQIAQHAHSEIIGMQPEGNWISRAPSLKRKAILLAKVQDEAGHGLYLYAAAETLGISRDELVELLLSGRQKYSSIFNYPTLTWADVGAIGWLVDGAAIVNQVPLCRCSYGPYARAMIRVCKEESFHQRQGYEILHTLAHGTEAQKAMAQDAVDRWWYPSLAMFGPPDTDSTHSAQSMAWKIKRFSNDELRQRFVDMCVQQAEILGLTIPDPGLRWNEERQSYDFTQPDYDELMRVISGDGPCNRQRMEHRRRAHADGAWVREAAAAYAAKRVEKKEKVAA; from the coding sequence ATGTATGGCAACGACTTCTCCGCCGAGGACGCACCCGGCGGTGGCCTGCTCGGCGAGGTCGAGGCGGCGGAGGCGGCACTGCGGGAGGCCGCCGAGCGGGGGCGGCGCGCCGGCGCCCCCGGCCCCGACGAGGACCTCGCGGCATACTTCGCCGAGGTCATCGACGCCGACCAGAAGATCGAGCCGCGCGACTGGATGCCCGAGGCGTACCGCAGGACGCTGATCCGGCAGATCGCCCAGCACGCGCACTCCGAGATCATCGGCATGCAGCCGGAGGGCAACTGGATCAGCCGGGCCCCCTCGCTCAAGCGCAAGGCGATCCTGCTGGCCAAGGTCCAGGACGAGGCGGGCCACGGCCTCTACCTCTACGCCGCCGCCGAGACGCTCGGCATCAGCCGGGACGAGCTGGTCGAGCTGCTGCTCAGCGGCCGGCAGAAGTACAGCTCGATCTTCAACTACCCCACGCTGACCTGGGCCGACGTCGGCGCGATCGGCTGGCTGGTCGACGGCGCCGCCATCGTCAACCAGGTGCCGCTCTGCCGCTGCTCCTACGGGCCGTACGCGCGGGCGATGATCCGGGTCTGCAAGGAGGAGTCGTTCCACCAGCGGCAGGGCTACGAGATCCTGCACACGCTGGCGCACGGCACCGAGGCGCAGAAGGCGATGGCGCAGGACGCCGTCGACCGCTGGTGGTACCCGTCGCTGGCGATGTTCGGCCCGCCCGACACCGACTCGACCCACTCGGCGCAGTCCATGGCCTGGAAGATCAAGCGGTTCTCCAACGACGAGCTGCGCCAGCGCTTCGTGGACATGTGCGTGCAGCAGGCCGAGATCCTCGGCCTGACCATCCCGGATCCGGGCCTGCGCTGGAACGAGGAGCGGCAGTCGTACGACTTCACCCAGCCGGACTACGACGAGCTGATGCGGGTGATCTCCGGCGACGGGCCGTGCAACCGGCAGCGGATGGAGCACCGTCGCCGCGCCCACGCCGACGGCGCCTGGGTGCGTGAGGCAGCCGCGGCGTACGCCGCCAAGCGGGTGGAGAAGAAGGAGAAGGTGGCCGCGTGA
- a CDS encoding MFS transporter — translation MSFTSGPSRWPDVWLATAARGVSTFGDFLAASTLTLALQSAGAGGLAVSGLLLAATLPLVALAPLTGRLADRVDSRVLLVAAGLAQTGVCLALAHAGHPGLVIVLVGLLATGLAVTQPVLSALVPAMVRAEDLPRASALNQSAGTLGTLAGPALAGLLVGGFGTRPPLLVAAGTYLALVAAGLLIRTRRGGRRSAPAVAVGAAAAPPAWRLRHDPLLLAMVASVAGVFGAVGAINVIEVFFIRETLGSSTTVYGLVTGAWTLGVLAGAWLFAPVARRLHRDGTMVRASLAMLGACCLMVLASAAVPTALPLVPIWLVGGVFNGGTNVFNNVLLARRVPEAARGRAFAVFGAGIQGAAMVGFLAGGLLLEAAEPRPLVAGCGLAGLLAVAAVSLPLRRAARAVPQPPAPGAASGAPASDAGSGVPASGGASDGPGSGAASADAGLATPTTAR, via the coding sequence ATGTCCTTCACATCTGGTCCGTCGCGCTGGCCGGACGTCTGGCTCGCGACCGCCGCCCGCGGCGTCTCCACCTTCGGCGACTTCCTCGCCGCCAGCACGCTCACGCTGGCGTTGCAGTCCGCCGGGGCCGGAGGGCTCGCCGTCTCGGGTCTGCTGCTCGCGGCCACCCTGCCGCTGGTGGCGCTCGCGCCGCTGACCGGCCGGCTCGCGGATCGGGTGGACAGCCGCGTCCTGCTCGTGGCGGCGGGGCTGGCTCAGACCGGCGTCTGCCTCGCGCTCGCCCACGCCGGGCACCCGGGACTGGTGATCGTGCTGGTGGGGCTGCTCGCCACCGGGCTCGCCGTCACCCAGCCCGTGCTCTCGGCGCTGGTGCCGGCGATGGTGCGCGCCGAGGACCTGCCCCGCGCGAGCGCGCTCAACCAGTCGGCCGGCACGCTGGGCACGCTCGCCGGCCCGGCGCTGGCCGGGCTGCTGGTGGGCGGGTTCGGCACCCGACCGCCGCTGCTCGTGGCCGCCGGCACCTATCTCGCGCTGGTGGCGGCCGGGCTGCTGATCCGTACCCGCAGAGGGGGCCGCCGGTCCGCGCCGGCGGTGGCGGTCGGTGCCGCCGCCGCGCCGCCGGCCTGGCGGCTGCGACACGACCCGCTGCTGCTCGCGATGGTGGCCAGCGTCGCCGGGGTGTTCGGCGCCGTCGGGGCGATCAACGTGATCGAGGTGTTCTTCATCCGGGAGACGCTGGGCAGCTCGACCACGGTGTACGGGTTGGTGACCGGTGCCTGGACCCTCGGCGTCCTGGCCGGCGCGTGGCTCTTCGCGCCGGTGGCCCGGCGGCTCCACCGCGACGGCACGATGGTCCGGGCCAGCCTGGCGATGCTCGGCGCCTGCTGCCTGATGGTGCTCGCCTCGGCGGCCGTGCCGACGGCCCTGCCGCTCGTGCCGATCTGGCTGGTCGGCGGCGTCTTCAACGGCGGCACCAACGTCTTCAACAACGTGCTGCTGGCCCGCCGGGTGCCGGAGGCGGCGCGGGGCCGCGCCTTCGCCGTCTTCGGCGCGGGGATCCAGGGCGCCGCGATGGTCGGCTTCCTGGCCGGCGGCCTCCTGCTGGAGGCGGCCGAGCCCCGGCCGCTGGTCGCCGGCTGCGGACTGGCCGGGCTGCTGGCGGTGGCCGCCGTCTCGCTGCCGCTGCGCCGCGCGGCCCGCGCCGTCCCCCAGCCCCCGGCTCCCGGTGCCGCGTCGGGGGCCCCGGCCTCCGACGCCGGTTCGGGCGTCCCGGCCTCGGGTGGCGCGTCGGACGGCCCGGGCTCCGGCGCCGCGTCGGCGGATGCGGGGTTGGCCACTCCGACGACGGCCCGCTGA
- the paaE gene encoding 1,2-phenylacetyl-CoA epoxidase subunit PaaE produces MTVTITRPVRRRPVFHPLPVAAVDRLTDDAVAVTFAVPPELRETFAFSAGQHLTVRRSTDAGEDVRRSYSICSTPDDLARHGRLRIGVREIPGGAFSAFACGALRGGDTVEVLPPLGHFTTAFAPDRARHYGAVVAGSGITPVLALVATALAVEPASTFTLVYGNRTANTVMFAEELADLKDRWPTRLHLVHVLSREQGESPLLSGRIDAERLGRLLDTVVPGDAVEEWFLCGPYGMVVDAREVLTGRGVPESAVHTELFHVDEAPAPPRRPADEPGAGAEVTIVLDGRSSSFTMGREERVLDAALRVRGELPYACKGGVCSTCKAKVVDGAVTMARNYALEPDEVAAGYVLTCQSSPTTDRLTVDYDA; encoded by the coding sequence GTGACTGTCACGATCACCCGCCCGGTCCGTCGCCGGCCCGTCTTCCACCCGCTTCCCGTAGCCGCCGTCGATCGGCTCACCGACGACGCCGTGGCGGTCACCTTCGCGGTGCCGCCGGAGCTGCGGGAGACCTTCGCGTTCTCCGCCGGCCAGCACCTGACCGTCCGGCGGAGCACCGACGCGGGGGAGGACGTGCGGCGGTCGTACTCCATCTGCTCCACGCCCGACGACCTGGCCCGGCACGGCCGGCTGCGGATCGGCGTGCGGGAGATCCCCGGCGGCGCGTTCTCCGCCTTCGCCTGCGGCGCGCTGCGCGGCGGCGACACGGTCGAGGTGCTGCCGCCGCTCGGGCACTTCACCACGGCCTTCGCGCCGGACCGGGCCCGCCACTACGGCGCGGTGGTCGCCGGCTCGGGGATCACCCCGGTGCTCGCGCTGGTCGCGACGGCGCTCGCCGTCGAGCCGGCCAGCACCTTCACGCTGGTGTACGGCAACCGCACGGCGAACACCGTGATGTTCGCCGAGGAGCTGGCCGACCTGAAGGACCGGTGGCCGACCCGGCTGCACCTGGTGCACGTGCTCTCCCGTGAGCAGGGCGAGTCGCCGCTGCTCTCCGGCCGGATCGACGCCGAGCGGCTGGGCCGGCTGCTGGACACCGTCGTCCCCGGCGACGCCGTCGAGGAGTGGTTCCTCTGCGGCCCGTACGGCATGGTGGTGGACGCCCGGGAGGTGCTCACCGGGCGCGGCGTGCCGGAGTCGGCGGTGCACACGGAGCTGTTCCACGTCGACGAGGCGCCCGCCCCGCCGCGGCGTCCGGCCGACGAGCCGGGGGCCGGCGCCGAGGTGACCATCGTGCTGGACGGCCGGTCGTCGAGCTTCACGATGGGCCGCGAGGAGCGGGTGCTGGACGCGGCGCTCAGGGTGCGCGGCGAGCTGCCGTACGCCTGCAAGGGCGGGGTCTGCTCGACGTGCAAGGCGAAGGTGGTCGACGGCGCGGTCACCATGGCCCGCAACTACGCCCTGGAGCCGGACGAGGTGGCCGCCGGGTACGTCCTCACCTGCCAGTCCAGCCCCACCACCGACCGCCTCACGGTCGACTACGACGCGTGA
- the mqnC gene encoding cyclic dehypoxanthinyl futalosine synthase: MTVSREIDDILQRGADGGRITPEEALLLYTEAPFHALGEAADAVRRRRYPDNIVTYLIDRNINYTNVCVTACKFCAFYRAPKHKEGWTHPTEEILRRCGEAVELGATQVMLQGGHHPDYGVEYYEELFSSVKKAYPQLAIHSIGPSEILHMAKVSGVSLDEAIARIKAAGLDSIAGAGAEMLPARPRKAIAPLKESGERWLEVMELAHRQGVESTATMMMGTGETAAERIEHLRMIRDVQDRTRGFRAFIPWTYQPENNHLKGRTQATTLEYLRLVAVARLFFETVPHLQASWLTTGKDVGQLALHMGVDDLGSIMLEENVISSAGARHRSNLHELIGMIRAADRIPAQRDTLYNRLAVHRTPADDPTDERVVSHFSSIALPGGGAGKTLPLVDAR, encoded by the coding sequence GTGACGGTGAGCCGGGAGATCGACGACATCCTGCAGCGCGGCGCGGACGGCGGGCGGATCACGCCCGAGGAGGCCCTGCTGCTCTACACCGAGGCGCCCTTCCACGCGCTGGGCGAGGCCGCCGACGCGGTGCGCCGGCGGCGCTATCCGGACAACATCGTCACCTACCTGATCGACCGCAACATCAACTACACCAACGTCTGCGTGACGGCCTGCAAGTTCTGCGCGTTCTACCGGGCGCCGAAGCACAAGGAGGGCTGGACCCACCCGACGGAGGAGATCCTGCGCCGCTGCGGCGAGGCCGTCGAGCTGGGCGCCACGCAGGTGATGCTCCAGGGCGGGCACCACCCGGACTACGGCGTGGAGTACTACGAGGAGCTCTTCTCCTCGGTCAAGAAGGCCTACCCGCAGCTCGCCATCCACTCGATCGGGCCGAGCGAGATCCTGCACATGGCCAAGGTCTCCGGCGTCAGCCTGGACGAGGCCATCGCCCGGATCAAGGCGGCCGGGCTGGACTCGATCGCCGGCGCCGGCGCGGAGATGCTGCCGGCCCGCCCACGCAAGGCCATCGCGCCGCTGAAGGAGTCGGGCGAGCGCTGGCTGGAGGTCATGGAGCTGGCGCACCGCCAGGGCGTCGAGTCGACCGCGACGATGATGATGGGCACCGGCGAGACCGCCGCCGAGCGGATCGAGCACCTGCGGATGATCCGCGACGTGCAGGACCGCACGCGCGGCTTCCGGGCCTTCATCCCGTGGACGTACCAGCCGGAGAACAACCACCTCAAGGGCCGCACCCAGGCGACCACCCTGGAGTATCTGCGGCTGGTCGCGGTGGCCCGGCTCTTCTTCGAGACCGTGCCGCACCTCCAGGCGTCCTGGCTGACCACCGGCAAGGACGTCGGTCAGCTCGCCCTGCACATGGGCGTCGACGACCTCGGCTCGATCATGCTGGAGGAGAACGTCATCTCCTCCGCCGGGGCGCGGCACCGCTCCAACCTGCACGAGCTGATCGGCATGATCCGCGCGGCGGACCGGATCCCCGCCCAGCGGGACACCCTCTACAACCGACTCGCGGTGCACCGGACGCCGGCCGACGACCCGACCGACGAGCGGGTC
- a CDS encoding menaquinone biosynthetic enzyme MqnA/MqnD family protein, whose amino-acid sequence MAEHVARPRVGHIQFLNCLPIYWGLMRSGALIDVDLHKDSPDRLSAALVAGDLDIGPISQVEYLRHADELLLLPDLAVGSDGPVLSVNIVSTRPLTELDHAKVALGSTSRTGVLLAQLLLGERYGVNPEYFRCPPDLTQMLLEADAGVLIGDVALRALHEAPKRGLEVTDLGQAWREWTGLPMVFAVWAVRRDFAAAHPGLVKEVHEAFLRSRDLCLSELDQVAEAGARWEPFDAETLASYFRALDFSLGDRQVAGLREFARRAAALGAAPALPETGPDFFAG is encoded by the coding sequence ATGGCTGAGCACGTCGCGCGCCCCCGGGTCGGGCACATCCAGTTCCTGAACTGCCTGCCGATCTACTGGGGGCTGATGCGCTCCGGCGCCCTGATCGACGTCGACCTGCACAAGGACTCGCCGGACCGGCTGAGCGCCGCGCTGGTCGCCGGCGACCTGGACATCGGCCCGATCTCCCAGGTGGAATACCTGCGGCACGCCGACGAGCTGCTGCTCCTGCCCGACCTGGCGGTCGGCAGCGACGGCCCGGTGCTGTCGGTCAACATCGTCTCCACCCGCCCGCTGACCGAGCTCGACCACGCGAAGGTGGCGCTGGGCTCGACCTCGCGGACCGGCGTCCTGCTGGCCCAACTCCTGCTCGGCGAGCGGTACGGGGTCAACCCCGAGTACTTCCGCTGCCCACCGGACCTCACCCAGATGCTGCTGGAGGCAGACGCCGGGGTGCTGATCGGCGACGTGGCGCTGCGCGCGCTCCACGAGGCGCCGAAGCGCGGGCTGGAGGTCACCGACCTCGGGCAAGCGTGGCGGGAGTGGACCGGCCTGCCGATGGTCTTCGCCGTCTGGGCGGTACGCCGCGACTTCGCCGCCGCCCACCCGGGCCTGGTCAAGGAGGTGCACGAGGCGTTCCTGCGCTCCCGGGACCTCTGCCTGTCGGAGCTGGACCAGGTCGCCGAGGCGGGCGCGCGCTGGGAGCCGTTCGACGCGGAGACCCTGGCGTCGTACTTCCGGGCGCTGGACTTCTCGCTCGGCGACCGTCAGGTGGCCGGGCTGCGCGAGTTCGCGCGCCGCGCCGCCGCCCTCGGCGCCGCCCCGGCCCTGCCCGAGACCGGCCCCGACTTCTTCGCGGGCTGA
- the paaC gene encoding 1,2-phenylacetyl-CoA epoxidase subunit PaaC, whose protein sequence is MNGPFDFTLALGDDALIAAQRLAEWTTRAPEMEEDIALANIALDQLGAARLLLSYAGELEGAGRDEDALAFLRDDREFRNCLLVELPNGDFAVTMAKLLFLAAYQLPLYAALAGCADERLAAIGAKARKESAYHLDHASLWVRRLGDGTEESHRRMQAAVDQVWPYAHELFAPDPAAPVDPATLRADFDATVSAVLDEATLTRPESGWAPTGGRDGVHTEHLSYLLAEMQVLHRAHPGARW, encoded by the coding sequence GTGAACGGTCCCTTCGACTTCACCCTCGCCCTCGGCGACGACGCGCTGATCGCGGCGCAGCGGCTCGCCGAGTGGACCACCCGCGCGCCGGAGATGGAGGAGGACATCGCCCTGGCCAACATCGCCCTCGACCAGCTCGGCGCGGCCCGGCTGCTGCTGTCGTACGCGGGCGAGCTGGAGGGCGCCGGCCGGGACGAGGACGCGCTGGCGTTCCTCCGCGACGACCGCGAGTTCCGCAACTGCCTCCTGGTGGAGCTGCCCAACGGCGACTTCGCGGTCACCATGGCGAAGCTGCTCTTCCTCGCGGCCTACCAGCTCCCCCTCTACGCCGCGCTGGCCGGCTGCGCCGACGAGCGGCTGGCCGCCATCGGGGCGAAGGCCCGCAAGGAGTCCGCCTACCACCTCGACCACGCCTCGCTGTGGGTGCGGCGGCTCGGCGACGGCACCGAGGAGTCGCACCGGCGCATGCAGGCGGCGGTCGACCAGGTCTGGCCGTACGCCCACGAGCTGTTCGCCCCCGACCCGGCGGCGCCGGTCGACCCGGCCACCCTGCGGGCCGACTTCGACGCCACCGTCTCCGCCGTGCTCGACGAAGCCACGCTGACCCGGCCCGAGTCGGGCTGGGCGCCAACCGGCGGGCGCGACGGCGTGCACACCGAGCACCTGTCCTACCTGCTCGCCGAGATGCAGGTGCTGCACCGCGCCCACCCCGGGGCACGCTGGTGA
- the paaB gene encoding 1,2-phenylacetyl-CoA epoxidase subunit PaaB, which produces MSEHSERTGQHGAGRPSPLWEVFVRARRGLSHTHVGSLHAPDAELALRNARDLYTRRQEGVSIWVVPAGAITASSPDEKDAFFDPAADKVYRHPTFYEVPDGVAHL; this is translated from the coding sequence GTGAGCGAGCACAGCGAGCGGACCGGGCAGCACGGCGCGGGGCGTCCCTCGCCGCTGTGGGAGGTCTTCGTGCGGGCCCGGCGCGGGTTGTCGCACACCCACGTCGGCAGCCTGCACGCCCCCGACGCCGAACTGGCCCTGCGCAACGCCCGGGACCTCTACACCCGCCGTCAGGAGGGCGTCTCCATCTGGGTGGTGCCGGCCGGCGCGATCACCGCGTCCAGCCCCGACGAGAAGGACGCCTTCTTCGACCCGGCCGCCGACAAGGTCTACCGCCACCCCACCTTCTACGAGGTGCCGGACGGGGTGGCCCACCTGTGA
- a CDS encoding ArsR/SmtB family transcription factor, which produces MTEPRAERPRVTISDPQVMRALAHPARLAITEHLSSIEAGATATECAEIVGLSPSATSYHLRELAKAGLVEPAPTRGDARERVWRTVSPSWTVEAGRAATPEVVAAERALVEAWLARDLERSREWLRRAPDEPAEWYEASRLADSQLLLTADELRELNEAVDRLLEPYRKRSRADPPPLARTVSVNYKALPLD; this is translated from the coding sequence ATGACGGAGCCGCGTGCCGAGCGACCCCGGGTGACGATCAGCGATCCGCAGGTGATGCGGGCGCTGGCCCACCCGGCCCGACTCGCGATCACGGAACACCTCAGCTCGATCGAGGCCGGCGCGACCGCCACGGAGTGCGCGGAGATCGTCGGTCTCTCCCCGAGCGCCACCAGCTACCACCTGCGTGAGCTGGCGAAGGCCGGCCTGGTGGAGCCGGCGCCGACCCGCGGGGACGCGCGGGAGCGGGTCTGGCGGACGGTCAGCCCGAGCTGGACCGTCGAGGCCGGCCGCGCCGCCACGCCGGAGGTCGTGGCGGCCGAGCGCGCGCTGGTGGAGGCGTGGCTCGCCCGCGACCTGGAGCGCAGCCGGGAATGGTTGCGGCGCGCGCCCGACGAGCCGGCCGAGTGGTACGAGGCGAGCCGGCTCGCCGACTCGCAGCTGCTGCTCACGGCGGATGAGTTGCGCGAGCTGAACGAGGCGGTGGACCGCCTGCTGGAGCCGTACCGCAAGCGGTCGCGGGCGGACCCGCCGCCCTTGGCGCGCACGGTCTCGGTCAACTACAAGGCGCTGCCGCTGGATTGA